From a region of the Candidatus Neomarinimicrobiota bacterium genome:
- a CDS encoding transcriptional repressor: MMGPHWWHNRFRGWGYRLTIPRQAILEVLSRTSEHLSAEEIYLEVHKQYPSIGLATIYRTLELLVEMGIVNKFDFGDGRARYELSEDSKGPKHHHHLICTICGQVVDYRDFSEEEKRFFEDLENALSRKYNFEIKNHQVMFYGICDRCKNK, encoded by the coding sequence ATGATGGGTCCACACTGGTGGCATAATAGGTTCCGAGGATGGGGGTATAGATTAACTATACCAAGGCAGGCAATTCTGGAGGTCTTAAGTAGAACCAGCGAGCACTTAAGTGCAGAGGAGATTTATTTAGAGGTTCATAAGCAGTATCCGTCAATCGGTCTTGCCACGATATACAGGACTCTTGAGCTTTTAGTGGAAATGGGAATTGTTAATAAGTTTGACTTTGGAGATGGAAGGGCAAGATATGAATTGTCTGAGGATTCCAAAGGTCCTAAACATCACCATCATCTTATATGTACCATTTGTGGCCAAGTAGTAGATTATAGAGATTTTAGCGAGGAAGAAAAGAGGTTTTTTGAGGATTTGGAGAACGCACTATCAAGAAAGTATAATTTTGAAATCAAGAATCATCAGGTAATGTTTTACGGGATATGTGATAGATGTAAAAATAAATAA
- a CDS encoding electron transfer flavoprotein subunit alpha/FixB family protein, protein MNKGNVWILGEQKNGNIKTVSFELLARGRHLADKLGVKLVALLMGKSFDDDELKELIYYGADKVLVVEDYRLEYFLPEPYTNVMVELIKKYSPEIIIASATTMGRTLMPAVATKCNTGLTADCTGLDIEEGTGNLIQTRPAIGGNILATIKTPNTRPQIATVRPHSNKPLKRDFRGKGDIEKVKIDGITLNSRVKRVGFREIGEEGANIQDAEIVVAGGRGFKKEDNFKMVHELAKLLDGAIGASRDAVDLGWVSYPHQVGLSGKTISPKLYIAIGISGSVQHLAGIKTAENIIAINNDPEAQIFHVSDLGIVADLFDFLPALIERIKKIRTGN, encoded by the coding sequence ATGAATAAAGGTAATGTGTGGATATTGGGTGAGCAGAAGAATGGTAATATAAAAACTGTTTCTTTTGAACTTTTAGCACGGGGTAGACATTTAGCAGATAAGCTAGGTGTCAAGCTTGTGGCTTTGTTAATGGGGAAATCATTTGATGATGATGAACTTAAGGAATTGATATATTACGGGGCTGATAAAGTTTTGGTTGTGGAAGACTATAGACTAGAATATTTTTTACCTGAACCTTACACAAATGTTATGGTAGAGTTAATAAAAAAATATAGTCCTGAAATAATTATTGCCAGTGCTACGACAATGGGTAGAACTCTAATGCCTGCAGTTGCGACTAAATGTAATACAGGTTTGACGGCAGATTGTACGGGACTTGACATTGAAGAAGGAACTGGAAACCTTATCCAGACAAGACCTGCAATTGGTGGAAATATTTTAGCAACAATAAAAACACCTAATACCAGACCTCAAATAGCAACTGTTAGACCACATTCCAATAAGCCTTTGAAAAGAGATTTTAGAGGTAAGGGGGATATTGAAAAAGTTAAAATAGATGGTATTACATTGAATTCTAGGGTAAAAAGAGTCGGCTTCAGAGAGATCGGGGAAGAAGGAGCAAATATCCAGGATGCTGAGATTGTAGTTGCTGGTGGAAGGGGGTTTAAAAAAGAAGATAATTTTAAAATGGTCCATGAACTTGCAAAGCTACTGGATGGTGCTATAGGAGCTTCAAGGGATGCTGTTGATCTTGGTTGGGTAAGCTATCCACATCAGGTTGGATTAAGTGGTAAAACAATAAGTCCAAAATTATATATTGCTATTGGAATTTCCGGGTCTGTTCAACACCTAGCTGGTATTAAAACAGCCGAGAATATAATTGCAATTAATAATGATCCGGAGGCGCAAATTTTCCATGTATCTGATCTTGGAATTGTAGCTGACCTCTTTGATTTTTTACCTGCATTGATTGAAAGGATCAAGAAGATCAGGACCGGAAATTAA
- a CDS encoding FAD-binding protein: MESKYNRVTPDIVERLKKIVGPKNVIYGDEEKLEPYSHDEVSEKEYSSMPEVVIKPTSADEISEIMKLANKHRIPVTPRGAGSGLSGGAVPIFRGIVLSFEKMNKILEIDTKNLVAVVEPGVITNEINEKLKDYGLFFPGYPMSVESCYIGGNVAENAGGGRAVKYGVTGRYILGIEVVTPEGDIITLGGKRMKDVVGYDLVKLMVGSEGTLGIFTKIIIKLLPLPTARVALLVLFEDVETALRTVPKIMTNGHIIPTAIEFMSKLAVHNACKYLNEHLPYEKAGAMLLIELDGNNKESLERDYETIGELCFENKAIEVYVADNHTTLQRVWKVRQNIPESFIVISSNQTSEDIVVPISEIPTFVKKMEILSEKYKVLIPCYGHAGDGNIHVRVVKKPEMSLDKWYSILPAIRREIFQIAVDLGGTISGEHGIGHKRKQYINLVLDKKTIEIMKKIKLAFDPNNILNPGKIFDI; the protein is encoded by the coding sequence TTGGAGAGTAAATATAACAGAGTTACACCTGATATCGTAGAAAGGCTGAAGAAAATCGTTGGCCCAAAAAATGTTATCTACGGCGATGAGGAAAAGCTTGAACCCTATTCTCACGATGAGGTATCTGAGAAAGAATATTCCAGTATGCCTGAAGTTGTTATCAAACCAACTAGTGCAGATGAAATTTCTGAGATTATGAAACTTGCAAACAAGCATAGAATACCGGTAACTCCAAGAGGGGCTGGTAGTGGTTTATCAGGAGGTGCTGTGCCTATTTTTAGGGGTATTGTACTTTCCTTTGAAAAAATGAATAAAATTCTGGAAATAGATACGAAAAACCTTGTGGCTGTTGTGGAACCGGGAGTTATAACAAATGAAATAAATGAAAAGTTAAAAGACTATGGGTTGTTTTTTCCTGGTTATCCTATGAGTGTAGAATCCTGCTATATAGGTGGAAATGTTGCTGAAAATGCAGGTGGTGGTAGAGCTGTGAAGTATGGTGTTACAGGAAGGTATATACTTGGAATTGAAGTTGTTACACCTGAAGGAGATATAATAACTCTTGGTGGGAAGAGAATGAAAGATGTAGTTGGGTATGATCTCGTGAAATTGATGGTTGGTTCTGAAGGTACACTTGGTATTTTTACAAAAATAATTATAAAACTATTACCGTTACCCACGGCGAGAGTTGCCCTACTTGTCCTTTTTGAAGATGTTGAGACTGCTTTGAGAACTGTGCCTAAGATAATGACAAACGGTCACATCATACCGACAGCAATAGAATTTATGAGTAAACTTGCTGTGCATAATGCCTGTAAATATTTGAATGAACATCTACCTTATGAGAAAGCTGGTGCAATGCTTTTAATTGAACTGGATGGAAATAATAAAGAAAGTCTTGAAAGAGATTATGAAACAATAGGTGAATTGTGTTTTGAAAACAAAGCTATTGAGGTTTATGTCGCCGATAATCATACGACGCTCCAGAGAGTGTGGAAGGTAAGACAAAATATTCCAGAGTCGTTTATCGTAATCAGTTCAAATCAGACCTCTGAGGATATAGTTGTCCCAATTAGCGAGATTCCAACTTTTGTAAAGAAGATGGAAATACTTTCTGAAAAATATAAGGTTTTGATACCATGTTATGGTCATGCTGGTGATGGTAATATACATGTTAGGGTGGTTAAAAAGCCTGAAATGAGTCTTGATAAATGGTATTCTATTCTGCCTGCTATAAGAAGGGAAATTTTCCAGATAGCTGTAGATCTTGGCGGTACTATCAGCGGTGAACATGGTATCGGTCACAAAAGGAAACAGTATATCAATTTGGTCCTTGATAAAAAAACAATCGAGATAATGAAAAAAATAAAGCTTGCATTCGATCCTAATAATATTTTGAATCCAGGGAAAATTTTTGATATATAG
- a CDS encoding electron transfer flavoprotein subunit beta/FixA family protein: MRIIVPIKQVPETSNVKMDPKTGTMIREGVEQIINPLDLYAIEEGISLKENYSGEVIVVSMGPPKAEEAVREAIAMGCDDGILLTDKRFAGADTWATSYTIAQAVRKIGDFDMIICGERATDGDTGQVGPGIGAWLDIPFVTYVSSIKEVYNDKIIVERIIEEGYEILEVELPALLTVVKEINYPRLPTLRGKQKSKSIEIKMWGPEDIDADEKKIGLNGSPTRVVKISKPKIARNGQMVYVKDEDDINEAVDSFIEFLKSKEIL; encoded by the coding sequence TTGAGAATAATAGTACCGATTAAACAAGTGCCTGAGACAAGTAATGTTAAGATGGATCCAAAGACTGGTACAATGATAAGGGAAGGAGTGGAACAGATAATTAATCCACTTGATTTATATGCAATTGAAGAGGGCATATCTTTGAAGGAAAATTATAGTGGTGAGGTTATAGTAGTGAGTATGGGTCCACCCAAGGCTGAGGAGGCGGTAAGGGAAGCAATAGCGATGGGATGCGATGACGGAATTTTATTAACGGATAAAAGGTTTGCAGGTGCAGATACATGGGCAACTTCGTATACAATAGCTCAAGCAGTCAGGAAGATAGGGGATTTTGACATGATAATATGCGGGGAAAGGGCGACAGATGGCGATACTGGTCAGGTTGGTCCCGGAATTGGTGCCTGGCTTGATATACCCTTTGTTACATATGTTAGTTCAATCAAAGAGGTATACAATGATAAAATAATTGTAGAAAGAATAATTGAGGAGGGGTATGAAATATTAGAAGTTGAATTACCAGCCCTTTTGACTGTAGTAAAAGAGATAAACTATCCCCGGTTACCCACATTAAGGGGTAAGCAGAAATCAAAAAGTATAGAAATAAAAATGTGGGGACCTGAGGATATAGATGCTGATGAGAAGAAGATTGGATTAAATGGATCGCCTACACGAGTTGTTAAGATAAGCAAACCTAAAATAGCTAGAAATGGACAAATGGTATATGTTAAAGACGAAGATGATATAAATGAAGCTGTTGATAGCTTTATTGAATTTCTAAAATCAAAGGAAATACTATAA
- a CDS encoding DUF5320 domain-containing protein, which yields MPLGDRTGPLGLGPMTGRAAGYCAGYPVPGYLNPVPGIGRLGWGRGWFGRGRGWRHWFWATGLPGGVRAWYGLPAFGGWVYPYPGEITPKEEMAYLQDQAEVLKRNLEEISKRIETLEKESQSKKE from the coding sequence ATGCCGTTAGGAGATCGTACTGGACCACTTGGACTGGGACCAATGACAGGTAGAGCTGCCGGTTATTGCGCTGGATATCCTGTTCCCGGATATCTGAACCCTGTACCCGGGATTGGAAGGCTTGGCTGGGGCAGAGGCTGGTTTGGTAGAGGTAGAGGTTGGAGACACTGGTTCTGGGCAACAGGATTGCCAGGAGGGGTAAGAGCATGGTATGGTTTACCTGCCTTTGGAGGCTGGGTTTATCCATATCCCGGTGAAATAACACCCAAGGAAGAAATGGCGTATTTGCAAGATCAGGCAGAGGTTTTAAAAAGGAACCTAGAGGAAATTAGTAAGAGAATCGA